One segment of Falco biarmicus isolate bFalBia1 chromosome 12, bFalBia1.pri, whole genome shotgun sequence DNA contains the following:
- the FAM161A gene encoding protein FAM161A isoform X2, translating to MEAAHRAARLAASCVRPPLHPRRRTPAALYERGPPPRAAQGGFELNSNTDKEQTVSQNGDCDEWIDVSKMCHSNQEYYLKLEELKNAHLETMAKLESMYRNKPHLKGTQPLDKKNAASKRCCRPTWEKSLYQPLNLHKSFSDSDLSDPLGSSISDGSDRESVFEEDGSDTESSAFAKQRIEKMWDGFSVEDYISRTKHSLPSSPAFRMIRKKQKAWSPKVTVPRPFQMTIREARKKEQNVKSKSQIEIEKNLLKKQLEEEAECQKKFRANPVPAAVFLPLYHEIVQQNEERRRSMKERSKLRLLASQKPFKFMEREKQRNEIRKMQLRDLSTPEKKTKLFKAKPVPKCVYSPAVNDKLKEEELYREIRIRMRAEELLRNSSLPNSRLALKGNNKKKHKCVEPRQTQHKPQIKASVPDFELLHQKFQERLLQQKQVKHLTVCEPFNLRTPYIPSNKGKILKDIQEDEEKLKETRWPYASPRRKPEMRHSSANSPLSGFREYKLPKITESTRRRLQAIRNYEKQRMQEYLQELQEMEERVNQRPLLFERVTQKNARIAAEKHYSNRLRALGICPEFVSKKGQTTKLLQCSSSEDFSISTGARERVVKNKVKEKESFEEAANSSPRSEQSCEEEEEEREKRKGIKTCTRDGQSSELEGEEEARASPSAHQPCHAEEAGSSPSSDQHPEEDEEKEEEAKAGMSLGHSQEEEEEQSRSSSQSDQSHEHEEEGQSDAEAEGAFRYEDEEYENYDSEEKPSDDEAD from the exons ATGGAGGCTGCGCACCGCGCCGCGCGCCTGGCCGCATCCTGCGTGCGCCCGCCGCTCCACCCGCGCCGCCGCACGCCCGCCGCGCTGTACGAGCGggggccgccgccccgcgccgcgcaG GGTGGTTTTGAGTTGAATTCAAATACCGACAAAGAGCAAACTGTCTCTCAAAACGGAGACTGTGACGAGTGGATAGACGTCTCCAAAATGTGCCATTCAAATCAGGAATATTACCTGAAGCTAGAAGAGTTGAAGAACGCCCACTTGGAGACCATGGCAAAATTAGAAAGTATGTATCGGAATAAACCGCATTTAAAAGGAACACAACCCCTGGACAAGAAAAATGCCGCTTCTAAGAGGTGTTGTAG gcCAACTTGGGAGAAGAGCTTGTATCAGCCTCTAAATTTGCACAAATCCTTTTCAGACTCTGACTTAAGTGATCCCTTAGGCTCAAGCATATCTGATGGGTCTGACAGAGAATCAGTGTTTGAAGAAGATGGTAGTGACACTGAATCATCTGCATTTGCTAAGCAACGGATCGAAAAAATGTGGGATGGGTTCTCTGTGGAAGACTACATCTCCCGCACCAAACACAGCTTACCAAGCTCGCCAGCCTTCAGAATGATAcggaagaaacagaaagcatggTCACCAAAAGTTACTGTGCCCAGGCCTTTCCAGATGACTATCAGAgaagctagaaaaaaagaacagaacgTCAAATCAAAGTCACAGattgaaatagaaaagaacTTATTGAAGAAGCAActagaggaagaagcagagtgTCAGAAAAAATTTCGAGCCAATCCAGTGCCCGCTGCCGTCTTCCTTCCACTCTACCATGAAATTGTGCAACAAAATGAAGAACGCAGGAGGTCCATGAAAGAGAGAAGCAAACTCAGGCTTTTGGCTTCTCAGAAACCATTTAAATTCATGGAACGAGAGAAGCAAAGGAATGAAATCAGGAAAATGCAGTTAAGAGATCTTTCCacacctgaaaagaaaacaaaactgttcaaagcaaaaccagttccTAAATGTGTTTACAGTCCAGCTGTTAATGACAAGCTAAAGGAGGAAGAGCTGTACAGAGAAATCAGGATCAGGATGAGAGCTGAAGAGTTGCTACGTAATTCATCTCTACCCAACAGCAGACTGGCTTTAAAAGGTAATAAtaagaagaaacacaaatgcGTGGAACCAAGGCAAACACAACACAAACCCCAGATCAAAGCAAGCGTTCCAGATTTTGAACTACTACACCAGAAATTTCAGGAACGGCTCCTGCAACAAAAACAAGTGAAACACCTTACAGTCTGTGAACCTTTCAACCTTCGGACTCCATATATTCCCTCAAACAAGGGGAAGATCTTGAAGGACATCCAAGAGGATGAAGAGAAGTTGAAAGAAACACGCTGGCCGTATGCCTCTCCAAGACGTAAACCGGAAATGAGACATTCGAGTGCAAATTCACCTCTCTCAGGATTCAGAGAATATAAATTgccaaaaatcacagaatccACAAGACGACGGCTGCAAGCCATAAG GAATTATGAGAAACAGAGAATGCAAGAATATTTGCAAGAGTTgcaagaaatggaagaaagagtAAACCAAAGGCCGTTGCTCTTTGAAAGAGTCACTCAG aaaaatgCCAGAAtagcagcagaaaagcattaTTCTAACAGACTGAGAGCACTGGGGATATGCCCAGAGTTTGTTTCAAAGAAAGGACAAACAACTAAATTGCTACAATGCTCCAGTTCTGAAGATTTTAGTATCTCCACTGGTGCCAGAGAAAG AGTTGtcaaaaataaagtgaaagaaaaagaatcctTTGAGGAAGCAGCTAACAGCAGTCCTCGGTCTGAGCAGTcctgtgaggaggaggaagaggagagagagaagaggaaaggcaTCAAAACTTGCACCCGGGATGGCCAGTCCAGTGAGCTGGAGGGTGAGGAAGAGGCGAGAGCCAGCCCTTCTGCTCATCAGCCGTGCCATGCAGAGGAGGCTGGGTCCAGCCCCTCCTCTGACCAGCACCCTGAAGAGGatgaggagaaggaagaggaggcaaAGGCAGGCATGTCACTTGGCCATTCccaagaggaagaggaggagcagtCAAGATCCAGCTCTCAGTCTGACCAGTCACATGAACATGAAGAGGAAGGTCAGTCTGATGCTGAAGCGGAGGGTGCCTTCAGATATGAGGATGAGGAATATGAAAATTATGATTCAGAAGAGAAACCCAGCGATGACGAAGCTGACTGA
- the FAM161A gene encoding protein FAM161A isoform X1 has translation MEAAHRAARLAASCVRPPLHPRRRTPAALYERGPPPRAAQGGFELNSNTDKEQTVSQNGDCDEWIDVSKMCHSNQEYYLKLEELKNAHLETMAKLESMYRNKPHLKGTQPLDKKNAASKRCCRPTWEKSLYQPLNLHKSFSDSDLSDPLGSSISDGSDRESVFEEDGSDTESSAFAKQRIEKMWDGFSVEDYISRTKHSLPSSPAFRMIRKKQKAWSPKVTVPRPFQMTIREARKKEQNVKSKSQIEIEKNLLKKQLEEEAECQKKFRANPVPAAVFLPLYHEIVQQNEERRRSMKERSKLRLLASQKPFKFMEREKQRNEIRKMQLRDLSTPEKKTKLFKAKPVPKCVYSPAVNDKLKEEELYREIRIRMRAEELLRNSSLPNSRLALKGNNKKKHKCVEPRQTQHKPQIKASVPDFELLHQKFQERLLQQKQVKHLTVCEPFNLRTPYIPSNKGKILKDIQEDEEKLKETRWPYASPRRKPEMRHSSANSPLSGFREYKLPKITESTRRRLQAIRNSLEEKRKLEEQHKRNRTKQKQRTKKLQKIVTVRAEANDPHQSLAQMSKSKLKTLRNYEKQRMQEYLQELQEMEERVNQRPLLFERVTQKNARIAAEKHYSNRLRALGICPEFVSKKGQTTKLLQCSSSEDFSISTGARERVVKNKVKEKESFEEAANSSPRSEQSCEEEEEEREKRKGIKTCTRDGQSSELEGEEEARASPSAHQPCHAEEAGSSPSSDQHPEEDEEKEEEAKAGMSLGHSQEEEEEQSRSSSQSDQSHEHEEEGQSDAEAEGAFRYEDEEYENYDSEEKPSDDEAD, from the exons ATGGAGGCTGCGCACCGCGCCGCGCGCCTGGCCGCATCCTGCGTGCGCCCGCCGCTCCACCCGCGCCGCCGCACGCCCGCCGCGCTGTACGAGCGggggccgccgccccgcgccgcgcaG GGTGGTTTTGAGTTGAATTCAAATACCGACAAAGAGCAAACTGTCTCTCAAAACGGAGACTGTGACGAGTGGATAGACGTCTCCAAAATGTGCCATTCAAATCAGGAATATTACCTGAAGCTAGAAGAGTTGAAGAACGCCCACTTGGAGACCATGGCAAAATTAGAAAGTATGTATCGGAATAAACCGCATTTAAAAGGAACACAACCCCTGGACAAGAAAAATGCCGCTTCTAAGAGGTGTTGTAG gcCAACTTGGGAGAAGAGCTTGTATCAGCCTCTAAATTTGCACAAATCCTTTTCAGACTCTGACTTAAGTGATCCCTTAGGCTCAAGCATATCTGATGGGTCTGACAGAGAATCAGTGTTTGAAGAAGATGGTAGTGACACTGAATCATCTGCATTTGCTAAGCAACGGATCGAAAAAATGTGGGATGGGTTCTCTGTGGAAGACTACATCTCCCGCACCAAACACAGCTTACCAAGCTCGCCAGCCTTCAGAATGATAcggaagaaacagaaagcatggTCACCAAAAGTTACTGTGCCCAGGCCTTTCCAGATGACTATCAGAgaagctagaaaaaaagaacagaacgTCAAATCAAAGTCACAGattgaaatagaaaagaacTTATTGAAGAAGCAActagaggaagaagcagagtgTCAGAAAAAATTTCGAGCCAATCCAGTGCCCGCTGCCGTCTTCCTTCCACTCTACCATGAAATTGTGCAACAAAATGAAGAACGCAGGAGGTCCATGAAAGAGAGAAGCAAACTCAGGCTTTTGGCTTCTCAGAAACCATTTAAATTCATGGAACGAGAGAAGCAAAGGAATGAAATCAGGAAAATGCAGTTAAGAGATCTTTCCacacctgaaaagaaaacaaaactgttcaaagcaaaaccagttccTAAATGTGTTTACAGTCCAGCTGTTAATGACAAGCTAAAGGAGGAAGAGCTGTACAGAGAAATCAGGATCAGGATGAGAGCTGAAGAGTTGCTACGTAATTCATCTCTACCCAACAGCAGACTGGCTTTAAAAGGTAATAAtaagaagaaacacaaatgcGTGGAACCAAGGCAAACACAACACAAACCCCAGATCAAAGCAAGCGTTCCAGATTTTGAACTACTACACCAGAAATTTCAGGAACGGCTCCTGCAACAAAAACAAGTGAAACACCTTACAGTCTGTGAACCTTTCAACCTTCGGACTCCATATATTCCCTCAAACAAGGGGAAGATCTTGAAGGACATCCAAGAGGATGAAGAGAAGTTGAAAGAAACACGCTGGCCGTATGCCTCTCCAAGACGTAAACCGGAAATGAGACATTCGAGTGCAAATTCACCTCTCTCAGGATTCAGAGAATATAAATTgccaaaaatcacagaatccACAAGACGACGGCTGCAAGCCATAAG GAATTCActtgaggaaaagagaaagctggaagaacaacataaaaggaacagaacaaagcagaaacaaagaacGAAAAAACTCCAGAAAATTGTAACAGTTCGGGCTGAGGCCAATGACCCACATCAGAGCCTAGCTCAAATGTCTaaatccaaattaaaaacattaag GAATTATGAGAAACAGAGAATGCAAGAATATTTGCAAGAGTTgcaagaaatggaagaaagagtAAACCAAAGGCCGTTGCTCTTTGAAAGAGTCACTCAG aaaaatgCCAGAAtagcagcagaaaagcattaTTCTAACAGACTGAGAGCACTGGGGATATGCCCAGAGTTTGTTTCAAAGAAAGGACAAACAACTAAATTGCTACAATGCTCCAGTTCTGAAGATTTTAGTATCTCCACTGGTGCCAGAGAAAG AGTTGtcaaaaataaagtgaaagaaaaagaatcctTTGAGGAAGCAGCTAACAGCAGTCCTCGGTCTGAGCAGTcctgtgaggaggaggaagaggagagagagaagaggaaaggcaTCAAAACTTGCACCCGGGATGGCCAGTCCAGTGAGCTGGAGGGTGAGGAAGAGGCGAGAGCCAGCCCTTCTGCTCATCAGCCGTGCCATGCAGAGGAGGCTGGGTCCAGCCCCTCCTCTGACCAGCACCCTGAAGAGGatgaggagaaggaagaggaggcaaAGGCAGGCATGTCACTTGGCCATTCccaagaggaagaggaggagcagtCAAGATCCAGCTCTCAGTCTGACCAGTCACATGAACATGAAGAGGAAGGTCAGTCTGATGCTGAAGCGGAGGGTGCCTTCAGATATGAGGATGAGGAATATGAAAATTATGATTCAGAAGAGAAACCCAGCGATGACGAAGCTGACTGA
- the LRRN4 gene encoding leucine-rich repeat neuronal protein 4: MFSPLLVLSLLVGNTASSRLSRAEPAASRDVTTFFQLAQEDSWENVNLTSMSCEDRKNATWITLQLTNSSLTAFPICLPEALETLDLSNNLLEEVNSTEIANLPHLHTLSLRQNPLRSVRWGSEVLSSLLSLDLSFNKLSSVPSCHSSALPNLRWLSLAGNPLIEIQPLAFSCYPQLQFLNLSATLLGQNDSRGIRESAFAISTSPSEAMNTTGNTIIVLDLSGTFLEKIEPEWTRDLPNLRSLHLTKMSRLRSLNTDFFKSMPGLQELNCQDSPSLGFVRTEMFDSAPHLSHLSFENCNLSSFNPWNISSSNSSIIINLYGNPLLCDCQLSWLLSIPNKVVLQKAWKTFCNTSQEDWGRPSTSFSLLELYNKCQSERNVTLHDSKTPSPKHDAFSLTGYDTTTVATTVDSAPLTKDTYTSSLIQKNVTSTTAANPTEPMLTKANSSSHEEVAAAEFTSHLLSSTSITTSLGFLRELYSQPSNYGYTSQTETDQLKRELRTTDATFPQKGPFNQPTSDYSTRATGNPNATDHYMHSFATRAGEGTPRMNLPQLNSTRTDAQSEPASTRSLIHYVDDYDYDEQSTKTPVQAYTSCDYNPCRHLQKPCSELQNASPCLCPGMSREDEVPDPPRLREVSEVTDSSAQIRWCAPNSVVHTYKLTLHAQGNEDRQFVLDNIYSTARQYTLYNLLPYTTYHICVTASNKAGSSQPESQGIPGNSCTKFKTKPSYKCVFAALSAASGLFLISTIILSVCLCKACKKPQSEQYGTHLVSYKNPAFDYPLKLQTTN, translated from the exons ATGTTTTCACCCTTGCTCGTCCTCTCCCTGCTGGTGGGGAACACAGCGTCCAGCCGGCTGAGCAGAGCCGAGCCAGCAGCATCCAGGGATGTCACCACCTTTTTCCAGCTGGCTCAGGAAGACTCTTGGGAGAATGTTAATCTCACCAGCATGTCCTGTGAGGATCGAAAGAATGCGACATGGATCACCCTGCAGCTGACCAACAGCAGCCTGACAGCTTTCCCCATCTGCCTACCAGAGGCCCTGGAGACCTTGGATCTCAGCAACAACCTCTTAGAAGAGGTGAACAGCACGGAGATAGCAAACCTCCCACACCTGCACACCCTCTCGCTGCGGCAGAACCCTCTCCGGTCAGTTAGATGGGGATCTGAAGTCCTCAGCAGTCTCCTCTCCCTGGATTTAAGCTTTAATAAACTGTCATCTGTGCCATCatgccacagctctgccctaCCTAACCTGAGGTGGTTGTCCCTGGCTGGAAATCCACTGATTGAAATCCAGCCACTGGCTTTTTCCTGTTACCCTCAACTACAGTTCCTGAACCTCTCTGCAACGCTGCTCGGGCAGAATGACAGCAGAGGAATTAGGGAGTCTGCTTTTGCCATCAGCACATCTCCCAGTGAGGCCATGAACACAACTGGAAACACCATCATCGTGCTTGATCTGAGTGGGACCTTTCTTGAGAAAA ttgaACCAGAGTGGACCAGAGACTTGCCCAACCTCAGATCACTTCACCTGACAAAGATGTCACGATTAAGAAGCCTCAACACTGACTTCTTCAAGTCCATGCCTGGGCTCCAAGAGCTGAACTGTCAAGACTCCCCCTCACTGGGTTTCGTGAGGACAGAGATGTTTGACAGTGCTCCTCATCTGAGCCATCTCTCGTTCGAGaa CTGTAACCTGAGTTCCTTTAATCCTTGGAATATCAGTTCATCGAACAGCAGCATCATTATCAACTTGTACGGAAATCCTCTGTTATGTGActgccagctctcctggctgctctccATACCCAACAAAGTTGTACTGCAAAA AGCTTGGAAGACTTTTTGCAACACATCCCAGGAAGACTGGGGCAGACCTTCAACATCTTTTTCACTGCTAGAGCTCTACAACAAATGCCAGTCTGAGAGAAATGTTACACTGCACGATTCAAAGACGCCCTCTCCAAAACACGATGCTTTCAGCCTCACCGGTTATGACACCACTACTGTAGCAACAACGGTAGACTCTGCTCCACTAACCAAAGACACTTACACCAGCTCCCTAATTCAGAAGAATGTAACGAGCACAACTGCAGCCAACCCAACTGAGCCAATGCTCACAAAGGCCAACAGTTCCTCCCATGAggaggtggcagctgctgaaTTCACGAGCCATCTCCTTTCTTCCACGTCCATAACAACCTCCCTGGGTTTTCTCAGAGAGCTCTATAGTCAGCCCTCAAATTATGGCTACACAAGTCAAACTGAAACAGACCAGCTAAAGAGAGAGCTCAGAACAACCGATGCAACATTTCCCCAGAAAGGCCCGTTCAACCAACCCACTAGTGATTATTCTACTAGAGCAACAGGAAACCCCAACGCCACCGACCATTATATGCACTCCTTTGCCACTCGTGCTGGGGAAGGTACACCACGTATGAACCTACCACAGCTGAACTCCACGAGGACCGACGCTCAGTCAGAGCCTGCATCCACCAGATCACTGATACACTATGTAGATGACTACGATTACGATGAACAGTCAACAAAAACTCCAGTGCAGGCATATACCTCCTGTGACTACAATCCCTGTAGGCACCTTCAGAAGCCATGCAGTGAACTGCAGAATGCATCCCCGTGTTTATGTCCTGGCATGTCGAGGGAAGATGAGGTTCCAGATCCACCAAGGCTCAGAGAGGTGTCTGAAGTTACAGACAGCTCTGCACAGATACGCTGGTGTGCCCCAAATTCAGTTGTTCACACCTATAAGCTGACACTTCATGCCCAAGGCAATGAGGACAGACAGTTTGTCCTGGACAATATTTATTCCACAGCAAGGCAATACACTCTGTATAATCTATTACCATACACCACTTACCACATTTGTGTGACTGCTTCAAACAAAGCAGGGTCAAGCCAGCCAGAGAGTCAGGGAATTCCAGGTAATTCGTGTaccaaatttaaaacaaaacctagCTACAAGTGTGTCTTTGCTGCTCTGTCTGCAGCAAGTGGACTCTTTCTCATTTCCACAattattttgtctgtttgtcTGTGCAAGGCATGTAAAAAGCCTCAGAGTGAGCAATACGGTACACACTTAGTCTCTTATAAGAACCCAGCATTTGATTATCCGTTAAAACTACAAACCACTAATTAG
- the CCT4 gene encoding T-complex protein 1 subunit delta, with protein sequence MPENAGAKGHGGAGNRAKGTYQDRDKPSQIRFSNISAGKAVADAIRTSLGPKGMDKMIQDAKGDVTITNDGATILKQMQVLHPAAKMLVELSKAQDIEAGDGTTSVVVIAGALLDACSRLLQKGIHPTIISESFQKALDKGIEVLTNMAQPVELSDRETLLNSATTSLNSKVVCQYSSLLSPMSVDAVMKVIDPTTASSVDLRDIKIVKKLGGTIDDCELVEGLVLTQKVANTGVTRVEKAKIGLVQFCLSAPKTDMDNQIVVSDYAQMDRVLREERAYILNLVKQIKKAGCNVLLIQKSILRDALSDLALHFLNKMKIMVVKDIERDDIEFICKTIGTKPVAHIDQFTPDMLGSAELAEEVNLNSSGKLIKITGCTNPGKTVTIVVRGSNKLVLEEAERSIHDALCVIRCLVKKRALIAGGGAPEIELALRLNEYARTLRGMDSYCVRAYGDALEVIPSTLAENAGLNPISTVTELRNRHAQGEKTAGINVRKGGISNILEELVVQPLLVSLSALTLATETVRSILKIDDVVNTR encoded by the exons ATGCCGGAGAACGCGGGGGCCAAGGGCCACGGCGGCGCCGGGAACCGGGCCAAGGGCACCTACCAGGACCGCGACAAGCCCTCCCAGATCCGCTTCAGCAACATCTCCGCCGGCAAAG CTGTTGCCGATGCAATTAGAACAAGCCTTGGACCAAAGGGAATGGATAAAATG aTTCAGGATGCTAAAGGAGATGTGACAATCACTAATGATGGTGCTACTATCCTGAAACAAATGCAAGTTCTGCACCCTGCAGCCAAAATG TTGGTAGAGCTGTCAAAAGCACAAGATATCGAAGCTGGTGATGGCACTACATCTGTTGTTGTCATTGCTGGAGCTCTCTTGGATGCCTGTTCCAGACTTCTTCAGAAAg GAATTCACCCCACCATCATTTCAGAGTCATTCCAGAAAGCTTTGGATAAAGGTATTGAAGTATTGACCAACATGGCACAGCCGGTTGAACTGAGTGACAGAGAAACCTTGCTGAATAGCGCAACTACTTCGCTGAATTCAAAG GTTGTGTGTCAGTATTCTAGTTTACTTTCTCCAATGAGTGTGGACGCAGTGATGAAGGTGATTGACCCAACTACAGCTAGTAGTGTGGACCTGAGAGATATTAAAATTGTTAAGAAGTTGGG aggCACAATTGATGACTGTGAACTGGTTGAAGGACTAGTCCTGACTCAGAAGGTGGCAAATACTGGTGTAACCAGAGTGGAAAAAGCCAAAATTGGCCTCGTTCAGTTCTGCTTGTCTGCTCCAAAGACAGAT atGGACAACCAAATAGTTGTTTCTGATTATGCGCAAATGGACAGAGTACTGCGTGAGGAGAGAGCCTATATTCTAAATTTAGTGAAGCAGATTAAGAAGGCTGGATGCAACGTACTGCTGATTCAGAAGTCTATTTTGCG GGATGCTCTTAGTGACCTAGCCCTccattttctgaacaaaatgaAGATCATGGTGGTTAAAGACATTGAAAGAGATGACATTGAGTTTATATGTAAG ACAATTGGAACTAAGCCTGTTGCTCATATTGACCAGTTTACTCCTGACATGCTGGGGtctgctgagctggcagaggaggtcAACTTGAACAGTTCTGGGAAACTAATAAAG ATTACAGGCTGCACAAACCCTGGAAAAACTGTAACCATTGTGGTACGTGGATCCAACAAACTTGTTCTAGAAGAAGCCGAGCGTTCAATTCATGATGCCCTGTGTGTCATAAGATGCTTAGTTAAGAAAAG AGCTTTAATAGCAGGAGGTGGAGCCCCAGAAATTGAGTTGGCACTGCGCTTGAATGAGTATGCTCGCACTCTGAGGGGTATGGACTCGTACTGCGTCCGTGCGTATGGAGACGCACTGGAAGTCATACCGTCTACACTGGCTGAGAACGCTGGTCTCAACCCTATTTCAACTGTAACAGAGCTAAGAAACAGACACGCTCaaggagagaaaacagctgGCATTAACGTCAGAAAG GGAGGCATTTCCAACATCTTGGAGGAGTTGGTTGTCCAGCCACTGCTAGTGTCTTTGAGTGCACTGACTCTTGCAACAGAAACTGTGCGCAGTATTCTTAAGATTGATGATGTG GTGAACACGCGGTAA